From one Streptomyces sp. R41 genomic stretch:
- a CDS encoding DUF5998 family protein, with the protein MAKTSTTTQGLRAAIERSGYYPALVAEAVEAAIGGEAIRSYLVHQETTFDANEVRRHVTVLVLTGNRFIVSHTDEQNADTTSPTPYATTSTESVKIGRISSVVVSRVVANPESYTPGTPPREVVLTIGWGAVSRIDLEPAACGDPNCEADHGYTGNSTADDLSLRVSEAGDGPETVRQALAFAQSLSEATADITH; encoded by the coding sequence ATGGCCAAGACCAGTACGACGACCCAGGGGCTGCGAGCGGCGATCGAGCGCAGCGGCTACTACCCGGCCCTCGTGGCCGAGGCGGTGGAGGCCGCGATCGGCGGCGAGGCCATCCGGTCGTACCTGGTCCACCAGGAGACGACGTTCGACGCGAACGAGGTGCGGCGGCACGTCACCGTGCTCGTCCTCACCGGCAACCGCTTCATCGTGAGCCACACCGACGAGCAGAACGCGGACACGACGTCGCCGACGCCGTACGCCACGACGTCTACCGAGTCGGTCAAGATCGGCCGGATCTCGTCGGTCGTCGTCAGCCGTGTCGTCGCCAACCCGGAGTCGTACACGCCGGGCACGCCGCCCCGCGAGGTCGTCCTGACCATCGGCTGGGGTGCGGTCTCCCGCATCGACCTGGAGCCCGCCGCCTGCGGCGACCCCAACTGCGAGGCGGACCACGGCTATACGGGCAATTCGACGGCGGACGACCTGAGCCTGCGCGTCAGCGAGGCCGGGGACGGCCCGGAGACCGTGCGCCAGGCCCTCGCCTTCGCGCAGTCCCTCTCCGAGGCGACCGCGGACATCACGCACTGA
- a CDS encoding alkaline phosphatase family protein, with the protein MALPTWDHPEPLAVDSAPVPEYGAGSLADLLPTLAAGMAVPGMTVAIPELTESDRNCVFLIDGLGWEQLKAHPDEAPFMTSLLATSRGGTGRPITAGYPATTATSLASVGTGLPPGAHGLPGYTARNPETGELMNQLRWNPWTEPRAWQPYPTVFQLADAAGVHTAQVSSPTFQNTPLTKIALSGGTFHGRLSGEERMDLAAEQLAAGDRSLIYTYYAEVDGKGHRFGVDSDPWRGQLMYVDRLVQRLAEQLPPRSALYVTADHGMIDIPFDEQHRIDFDEDWELRAGVALLGGEGRARHVYAVPGAEADVLTCWREVLGEQFWVASRDEAIAAGWFGPHVDERVYARIGDVVAAARDDVLIIATEREPKESAMVGNHGSMTPVEQLVPLLQVRS; encoded by the coding sequence ATGGCACTGCCCACCTGGGACCACCCGGAACCCCTCGCCGTCGACTCCGCGCCCGTCCCCGAGTACGGCGCCGGTTCGCTGGCCGACCTGCTGCCCACGCTCGCAGCGGGCATGGCCGTACCCGGCATGACCGTCGCGATACCCGAGCTGACCGAGTCCGACCGGAACTGCGTCTTCCTGATCGACGGTCTCGGCTGGGAGCAGCTGAAGGCGCACCCCGACGAGGCCCCCTTCATGACGTCGCTCCTGGCGACCTCCCGCGGCGGTACCGGCCGCCCGATCACGGCGGGCTATCCGGCGACCACCGCGACCTCCCTCGCCTCCGTCGGCACCGGCCTGCCGCCCGGCGCGCACGGCCTGCCCGGCTACACCGCGCGCAACCCGGAGACCGGCGAGCTGATGAACCAGCTCCGCTGGAACCCATGGACGGAACCGCGCGCCTGGCAGCCCTACCCCACGGTCTTCCAGCTGGCCGACGCGGCGGGCGTGCACACCGCGCAGGTCTCGTCCCCCACCTTCCAGAACACCCCGCTCACCAAGATCGCACTGAGCGGCGGCACGTTCCACGGACGGCTGTCCGGCGAGGAGCGCATGGACCTCGCGGCCGAACAACTGGCCGCCGGGGACCGCTCGTTGATCTACACGTATTACGCGGAGGTGGACGGCAAGGGCCACCGCTTCGGCGTCGACTCGGACCCCTGGCGCGGCCAGCTCATGTATGTCGACCGCCTGGTCCAGCGCCTCGCGGAGCAGCTGCCGCCGCGCAGCGCCCTGTACGTCACCGCCGACCACGGCATGATCGACATCCCCTTCGACGAGCAGCACCGCATCGACTTCGACGAGGACTGGGAGCTGCGCGCCGGGGTCGCCCTGCTCGGTGGCGAGGGCCGCGCCCGGCACGTCTACGCGGTGCCGGGTGCCGAGGCGGACGTCCTGACCTGCTGGCGCGAGGTGCTCGGCGAGCAGTTCTGGGTGGCCTCGCGGGACGAGGCGATCGCCGCGGGCTGGTTCGGCCCGCACGTCGACGAACGGGTGTATGCCCGGATCGGCGACGTCGTAGCGGCGGCTCGCGACGACGTCCTGATCATCGCGACCGAGCGGGAGCCGAAGGAGTCGGCGATGGTCGGCAACCACGGCTCGATGACCCCCGTCGAGCAGCTCGTGCCCCTGTTGCAAGTACGCTCCTGA
- a CDS encoding thymidine kinase, with product MPELVFFSGTMDCGKSTLALQIEHNRSARGLQGMIFTRDDRAGEGKLSSRLGLVTDAVEVADDQDLYAYLVDHLSQGGRADYVIADEAQFLAPRQIDQLARVVDDLGIDVFAFGITTDFRSKLFPGSQRLVELADRVEVLQVEALCWCGARATHNARTIGGEMVVEGAQVVVGDVNQAEDIGYEVLCRRHHRRRLTAATARAGALSPDVLPIASA from the coding sequence ATGCCCGAGCTGGTGTTCTTCTCCGGAACGATGGACTGCGGGAAGTCGACGCTGGCTCTCCAGATCGAGCACAACCGCTCGGCGCGGGGCCTGCAGGGCATGATCTTCACGCGCGACGACCGCGCGGGCGAGGGCAAGCTCTCCTCTCGCCTCGGCCTGGTCACGGACGCGGTGGAGGTGGCGGACGACCAGGATCTGTACGCGTACCTCGTCGACCACCTCTCACAGGGCGGCCGGGCGGACTACGTGATCGCGGACGAGGCCCAGTTCCTGGCTCCCCGGCAGATCGACCAACTGGCCCGTGTGGTCGACGACCTGGGCATCGACGTCTTCGCCTTCGGCATCACCACCGACTTCCGCTCCAAGCTCTTCCCCGGCTCCCAGCGCCTCGTGGAGCTGGCCGACCGGGTCGAGGTCCTCCAGGTCGAGGCCCTGTGCTGGTGCGGCGCCCGCGCCACCCACAACGCCCGCACGATAGGCGGCGAGATGGTCGTCGAGGGCGCCCAGGTCGTCGTCGGCGACGTCAACCAGGCAGAGGACATCGGCTACGAGGTCCTGTGTCGCCGGCACCACCGCCGCCGTCTGACGGCCGCGACGGCTCGCGCGGGCGCCCTGTCGCCGGACGTGCTGCCGATCGCCTCGGCCTGA
- a CDS encoding VOC family protein, with protein sequence MTEARGSAGLNGTTHARHTPGTPCWVSLMVHGMAATQEFYGALFGWEFRPGPQQLGPYVRALLDGHEVAGIGQLPPDRHLPVAWTPYLASDDVDLTAGTVRHSGGTVGVGPLDAAEAGRLAIASDPTGAVFGIWQAAAHLGTGITGVPGTPAWNELVTRDTESVVKFYQGVFGYELEPVVSADFDYVTLYIDGRPVAGVHGVGHGLPRDRGPHWMTYFEAADVDDAVERVVELGGHVLKAAHDSPYGRVATVADPEGAMFSLIHAVR encoded by the coding sequence ATGACCGAGGCACGGGGGTCGGCCGGCCTGAACGGCACAACGCACGCTCGGCACACGCCCGGCACACCCTGCTGGGTGAGCCTGATGGTGCACGGGATGGCCGCGACCCAGGAGTTCTACGGAGCGCTGTTCGGCTGGGAGTTCCGGCCGGGACCGCAGCAGCTCGGCCCATACGTGCGGGCGCTGCTCGACGGCCACGAGGTGGCGGGGATCGGCCAGCTTCCGCCCGACCGGCATCTGCCCGTCGCCTGGACGCCGTATCTCGCCTCGGACGACGTGGACCTGACGGCCGGGACCGTACGGCACAGCGGCGGCACCGTGGGCGTCGGTCCCCTGGACGCCGCCGAGGCGGGGCGCCTGGCGATCGCCTCGGACCCGACGGGTGCCGTCTTCGGCATCTGGCAGGCGGCGGCCCACCTGGGCACGGGGATCACCGGTGTGCCGGGCACCCCCGCCTGGAACGAGCTCGTGACCCGCGACACCGAGAGCGTCGTCAAGTTCTACCAGGGGGTCTTCGGCTACGAGCTGGAGCCGGTCGTCTCTGCCGACTTCGACTACGTGACCCTGTACATCGACGGCCGCCCGGTGGCCGGCGTCCACGGCGTCGGCCACGGCCTGCCCCGCGACCGAGGGCCGCACTGGATGACGTATTTCGAGGCCGCGGACGTGGACGATGCCGTCGAGCGCGTCGTCGAGCTCGGCGGGCACGTCCTCAAGGCCGCCCACGACTCGCCCTACGGGCGGGTGGCGACGGTGGCGGATCCGGAAGGGGCGATGTTCTCGCTGATCCACGCCGTCCGCTGA